A stretch of the Bacillus sp. FJAT-18017 genome encodes the following:
- a CDS encoding aldo/keto reductase, with amino-acid sequence MRNMPLEKRGITNSRMVLGCMGFGGDWDNSPITSEQVLLAEKAVNAALEAGITMFDHADIYTRGKAETIFGKVLQSKPGLREKIVIQSKCGIRFQDEMGPGRYDFSKQHILSSVDGILSRLGIEYLDILLLHRPDPLMEPEEVGEAIRLLEESGKVRSFGVSNMNVGQMKLIHTYSGIPLVVNQLEMSLGKLDWLDQGIHVNQAAGMASHFAEGVIEHCMRKEIQLQAWSPLARGVFTGSGAFSTEQEKVTAELVDKMASEKETTKESIVLGWLMRHPARIQPVIGTTNSERILNCRDAVNQAENMTREEWYSLYVSARGKRLP; translated from the coding sequence TTGCGGAATATGCCATTAGAAAAAAGAGGGATTACAAATAGCCGGATGGTACTCGGATGCATGGGTTTTGGAGGGGACTGGGATAACAGCCCAATCACAAGTGAACAAGTGCTTCTTGCTGAAAAAGCTGTAAATGCCGCATTGGAAGCTGGGATTACAATGTTTGACCATGCGGATATATACACTAGGGGAAAGGCTGAAACCATTTTTGGGAAGGTTCTGCAAAGCAAGCCTGGGTTAAGGGAGAAAATAGTCATACAGAGCAAATGTGGAATTCGTTTTCAGGATGAAATGGGACCAGGGCGCTATGACTTTTCAAAACAGCATATTCTATCGTCTGTGGATGGAATTCTTTCCAGGCTGGGAATCGAGTATTTAGATATATTGCTATTGCATCGCCCGGATCCGCTGATGGAGCCAGAGGAAGTGGGTGAGGCTATCCGTTTGCTTGAGGAATCAGGAAAGGTACGCAGCTTTGGGGTTTCGAATATGAACGTTGGGCAAATGAAGCTTATCCATACATATAGTGGTATCCCATTGGTAGTAAACCAGCTTGAAATGAGCCTTGGCAAGCTTGACTGGCTTGACCAGGGAATTCACGTTAACCAGGCTGCAGGAATGGCAAGCCACTTTGCAGAAGGGGTTATCGAGCATTGCATGCGGAAGGAAATCCAGCTTCAGGCCTGGTCACCGCTGGCCCGAGGCGTATTCACCGGTAGTGGTGCTTTTTCAACTGAACAGGAGAAAGTTACCGCGGAATTGGTCGATAAAATGGCTTCCGAAAAAGAAACAACAAAAGAATCCATTGTCCTTGGCTGGCTCATGCGCCATCCCGCCAGGATCCAACCGGTGATTGGGACAACTAATTCTGAAAGAATCCTAAACTGCAGGGATGCGGTCAATCAAGCTGAAAATATGACAAGGGAAGAATGGTATTCTCTTTATGTTAGCGCAAGAGGGAAAAGACTTCCTTAA
- a CDS encoding 3-methyladenine DNA glycosylase, which yields MENNKKDQNNSVEQNKKVEQGKDISAQRDPEKPKHTSTKEQ from the coding sequence ATGGAAAACAATAAAAAAGACCAAAACAATTCTGTTGAGCAAAATAAAAAAGTTGAACAGGGCAAGGATATCTCGGCTCAGCGTGATCCTGAAAAACCAAAGCACACTTCAACAAAAGAACAATAA
- a CDS encoding Ger(x)C family spore germination protein has protein sequence MSKKCMLLILISVFLLTGCWDKKELSTISVITGMAIDKGEKHKYLFSIEGVNARELNPKTTTGVSASVVYSMEGDSIAELARKVNTGIGRHVIYSHMKVLVISEELAREGVLEFVDYLERNREIRDDFNFIVARDAKAADILKITYQVQKSSSLKLFSQLRTMKKEWGGDPNVRLNDVVSALTSPGRQPVMQAVRLTGNPEKGSNVGNMNKVTPDTMVVSDSMAVFKGARLKGFMNMEHTRNYLWLQDDILQTSVAIPCGKEGLVTLRIYNTKTKTKAYMVNGKAKVNVRIHAVGYIEGTQCSEDLSSVQSYEKLEDYASDHIKMTIEGTVKKAQEKYKADIFGFGEVLYRQHPKTFNKVEKNWDEVFTKGEIDVEVNFIIRRSGIRTKSFLQNLK, from the coding sequence GTGAGTAAGAAGTGTATGTTGCTAATACTTATCTCTGTATTTCTTCTAACGGGATGCTGGGATAAAAAGGAACTCTCCACCATCTCGGTAATTACGGGAATGGCCATTGATAAGGGAGAAAAACATAAATATTTATTCAGCATTGAAGGTGTAAACGCGCGGGAGTTAAACCCGAAAACAACAACCGGTGTTTCCGCTTCTGTTGTTTACTCAATGGAAGGAGATTCTATTGCGGAGCTTGCTAGAAAAGTGAATACAGGCATTGGCAGGCATGTAATTTATTCGCACATGAAAGTCCTGGTCATAAGTGAGGAATTGGCCAGAGAAGGAGTGCTGGAGTTTGTCGACTACCTTGAACGCAATCGGGAAATTAGGGATGATTTTAATTTTATTGTTGCTAGAGACGCAAAGGCTGCCGATATCCTAAAGATTACCTATCAGGTTCAGAAATCATCGTCATTGAAATTGTTTTCACAGTTGAGGACGATGAAGAAGGAATGGGGCGGGGACCCTAATGTTCGTTTAAACGATGTTGTTTCAGCATTGACATCCCCGGGAAGGCAGCCTGTGATGCAAGCGGTAAGATTAACGGGTAACCCCGAAAAGGGCAGCAATGTTGGGAATATGAACAAGGTTACCCCTGACACAATGGTCGTTTCAGACTCGATGGCTGTATTTAAAGGTGCCAGGCTGAAAGGCTTTATGAACATGGAACATACAAGAAATTATCTTTGGCTGCAGGATGACATTCTACAGACATCAGTAGCCATTCCCTGTGGAAAAGAGGGACTGGTTACCTTAAGGATCTATAACACCAAAACAAAAACAAAAGCGTATATGGTTAATGGAAAGGCAAAAGTAAATGTGAGGATTCATGCGGTTGGGTATATAGAAGGCACTCAATGCTCTGAGGATCTTTCAAGTGTCCAAAGCTACGAAAAACTTGAGGATTATGCTTCCGACCATATAAAAATGACAATTGAAGGTACCGTAAAAAAAGCACAAGAAAAATATAAGGCTGATATTTTTGGATTTGGTGAGGTCTTATACAGGCAGCATCCTAAAACATTCAATAAAGTAGAAAAGAACTGGGATGAAGTGTTCACAAAAGGTGAAATTGATGTAGAAGTAAACTTTATCATTCGAAGGTCCGGTATCCGAACCAAAAGCTTCCTCCAAAATTTAAAGTGA
- a CDS encoding GNAT family N-acetyltransferase: MGYKFLKEYFDSPKLRESFNQLAGEVFGISFYSWMDKGYLTSKYIPYSFIVDDKVVANVSVNKIGLIINGEEKKGIQIGTVMTHPNYRGQGLSRKLMEHVLDDNKGKYDLLYLFANKTVLDFYPKFGLFPVAEKVFSLEAISNSSSLCNGRKLNMENNTDRNFLYRFASTRMPVSNTFSALNSVELLMFHSLNVFPGAIYYLEEEECVAIFAEEGEVLHVYDLVFQKEVNLKRILSRISSGAVKRAILHFTPEEQELPYKIEKYYGSEVLFALLDNGTTLPEVFKHPLTAQA, translated from the coding sequence ATGGGGTATAAATTTTTAAAAGAATATTTCGATTCTCCCAAACTAAGGGAGAGTTTCAACCAGCTTGCCGGGGAAGTGTTTGGGATTTCCTTTTATAGTTGGATGGATAAGGGGTATTTAACATCAAAATATATACCTTACTCCTTTATAGTTGACGATAAAGTTGTAGCCAATGTTTCGGTTAACAAAATTGGACTTATCATCAATGGGGAGGAGAAGAAAGGAATACAGATTGGGACAGTGATGACTCATCCCAATTATCGAGGACAAGGATTATCACGAAAACTGATGGAACATGTCCTGGATGATAATAAGGGAAAATATGACCTGCTATACCTGTTTGCTAACAAGACCGTTTTGGATTTTTATCCGAAATTCGGACTTTTCCCGGTCGCTGAAAAGGTGTTTTCATTGGAGGCTATAAGCAACTCTAGCTCCCTTTGTAATGGAAGAAAACTGAATATGGAAAACAACACAGACCGGAATTTTCTTTACAGATTCGCTTCAACAAGAATGCCTGTCTCCAATACTTTTTCTGCTTTAAATTCTGTGGAACTACTAATGTTTCATAGCCTAAATGTATTCCCCGGAGCGATTTATTATCTTGAGGAAGAAGAGTGCGTTGCTATTTTCGCAGAAGAAGGCGAGGTTTTGCACGTCTACGATCTTGTTTTTCAAAAAGAGGTTAATTTGAAACGAATTCTTTCAAGAATTTCTAGTGGAGCTGTAAAAAGGGCTATTCTTCATTTCACACCTGAGGAACAGGAACTTCCTTACAAGATTGAAAAATATTATGGGAGTGAAGTTCTATTTGCACTTTTGGATAACGGAACAACCTTGCCCGAAGTATTCAAACACCCACTGACTGCACAGGCGTAA
- a CDS encoding cyanophycinase, translating into MSYGPLLIIGGAEEKYQGVTILRKFTELSLQREGKVGILTTATRIPEEVGGEYQKVFRNLGIGDPITIDVDSREKAEDEQILKDVEGLSALFITGGDQSRLTQMITGTKLHALFFDKWKSGMVLGGTSAGASIMGKHMIVSALTKDSDEILQVEMDKGFGFMSQMLIDQHFSQRSRFDRLLGAIAGNPDLMGIGIDENTAILINGATFEVIGEHQVLILDGKENSFVEVTTNDDGSEELTLSNFKLHTLTHGYRFDLKNRKLLIKGE; encoded by the coding sequence GTGAGCTATGGGCCATTGTTGATTATTGGGGGCGCCGAGGAAAAATACCAGGGTGTTACCATTCTAAGGAAATTCACCGAACTTTCACTTCAGAGAGAAGGGAAGGTTGGGATTTTAACAACCGCTACAAGGATTCCTGAAGAGGTTGGAGGGGAATACCAAAAGGTTTTTCGAAATCTCGGAATTGGCGACCCAATTACAATTGACGTCGATTCCCGGGAAAAAGCGGAAGATGAGCAAATATTGAAGGATGTAGAGGGATTATCCGCCCTTTTCATTACGGGTGGAGATCAGAGCCGCCTTACACAAATGATAACTGGTACAAAGCTTCATGCACTTTTTTTTGATAAATGGAAAAGCGGCATGGTTCTAGGAGGAACAAGTGCAGGTGCATCGATTATGGGCAAACATATGATTGTCAGCGCACTTACGAAGGATTCCGATGAAATCCTCCAGGTAGAAATGGATAAAGGGTTTGGTTTTATGAGCCAAATGTTGATTGATCAGCATTTTTCACAGCGGTCCCGGTTTGACAGGCTGCTTGGCGCGATTGCGGGGAATCCGGACTTAATGGGAATAGGAATAGATGAAAACACAGCGATTTTAATAAATGGGGCTACATTCGAAGTTATCGGTGAGCACCAGGTTCTTATTCTGGATGGAAAAGAAAACTCTTTCGTAGAAGTGACAACGAATGATGACGGAAGCGAAGAATTGACCCTTTCAAACTTCAAACTTCATACCCTTACACACGGCTACCGATTCGATCTAAAAAATAGAAAATTATTGATTAAAGGGGAGTAA
- a CDS encoding spore germination protein has product MNILKLLAAKTPKNKQQTPKNSAKQNEPIASFSIGELGKAINESFGNSVDMRAISGEIFGSKGYIFYLESMIDQKTLKRTTANLFAAKNDGSVPGARGFISFCKEIFGGIRHTVIETKEEIISAMLTGSVVIVLDGLAQGISVMMPSQEKRAVEEPTAQTIIRGPREGFVETLSVNVNLIRKRIRNERLYFENFIVGEDTKTNVYIAYMKGIANDSIVDEVRQRIKRIKTSAIFESGNVEEMIVDKTATIFPLAMNTERADTAAANIMEGKIVILVDGSPFCLIVPAVFVNFFEISEDYYQSFILGSFLRFIRYLSFMLALLTPSVYVGVLSFHHELLPTTLLLSIVSQREGVPFPAVVEVLLMEITFEILREAGIRTPKMIGQMVSIVGALVIGQAAAEAGIISNAMIIVVAITAIANFASPVYNFAAAARLMRFLLIIAASILGLYGVLLLLVVMVAHLCSLRSFGIPYLSPVAPFIVEDQKDVFVRFPWWGMKNRPKFLLTEESSKTTAEGSPSPPSMNGGNDRE; this is encoded by the coding sequence ATGAACATTCTTAAGCTTCTTGCCGCTAAAACTCCGAAAAATAAGCAGCAAACACCTAAAAATTCAGCTAAACAAAACGAGCCAATTGCTTCATTTTCAATCGGGGAGCTTGGCAAAGCAATCAATGAATCGTTCGGTAATTCAGTGGATATGAGGGCGATATCGGGAGAGATTTTCGGCAGCAAAGGGTATATCTTTTATTTGGAAAGTATGATTGACCAAAAGACACTTAAGCGAACAACGGCAAATCTTTTTGCTGCAAAAAATGACGGATCTGTCCCTGGGGCGCGTGGTTTTATCAGTTTTTGCAAAGAGATATTCGGTGGTATCCGCCATACGGTTATCGAAACGAAAGAAGAGATCATTTCTGCAATGCTGACTGGGTCGGTAGTAATCGTTCTCGATGGATTGGCTCAGGGAATTTCAGTTATGATGCCAAGCCAGGAAAAAAGGGCAGTCGAGGAGCCAACCGCACAAACAATTATTCGCGGCCCCCGAGAAGGTTTTGTAGAAACCTTGTCCGTCAATGTGAACCTAATAAGAAAAAGAATACGAAACGAACGTCTGTACTTTGAGAACTTTATTGTGGGAGAAGATACGAAGACGAATGTCTATATCGCCTATATGAAGGGAATTGCCAATGATTCTATAGTAGATGAAGTTAGACAAAGGATAAAAAGAATCAAAACGTCTGCGATATTTGAATCCGGGAATGTCGAGGAGATGATTGTTGATAAAACGGCAACAATTTTTCCGCTGGCAATGAATACAGAGCGGGCTGATACAGCAGCCGCCAATATTATGGAGGGTAAGATTGTCATTCTTGTAGACGGCAGCCCTTTTTGTCTAATTGTTCCCGCAGTTTTTGTTAATTTTTTCGAGATTTCCGAGGATTACTATCAATCGTTTATCCTTGGTTCGTTTCTTCGATTTATCAGGTATTTGTCATTTATGCTGGCACTGCTCACTCCTTCTGTTTATGTGGGTGTTTTATCGTTTCATCATGAACTCCTTCCGACAACATTGCTGCTGTCAATTGTTTCACAAAGGGAGGGTGTGCCATTTCCGGCAGTTGTTGAAGTGCTGCTGATGGAAATAACGTTTGAGATTCTTAGGGAAGCAGGAATTAGAACTCCTAAAATGATCGGCCAGATGGTCTCGATTGTCGGGGCTCTGGTTATCGGCCAGGCTGCTGCTGAAGCAGGAATTATTTCAAATGCAATGATTATTGTTGTTGCGATTACGGCAATTGCCAACTTTGCTTCACCTGTATACAATTTTGCTGCAGCGGCCCGGCTGATGAGGTTTCTTCTAATTATTGCAGCTTCCATCCTAGGGCTATATGGGGTACTATTGCTATTGGTCGTCATGGTTGCACATCTTTGTTCTCTGCGTTCATTTGGCATTCCATATTTATCGCCCGTTGCACCATTTATCGTCGAGGATCAGAAAGATGTTTTTGTTCGCTTCCCGTGGTGGGGCATGAAGAATCGGCCAAAGTTTCTTCTTACTGAAGAATCCTCAAAAACAACAGCGGAAGGCTCTCCTTCTCCCCCATCAATGAACGGGGGGAATGACCGTGAGTAA
- the ytvI gene encoding sporulation integral membrane protein YtvI — MWKKWIMPAFLLVLFIIFLPYSLPFIFALVTAVMLEGLVNYFQRKLKLSRVKAVIASFLSFLLIIVVIGYNLFLILFQQVIKLSESTPTFVKDLYATGIKPLIKRWESYAETLPPDVISSVEKTIEESVTALDQFVQSIVQFLFGFLTAIPGFLIEFLIYLVALFLISLELPSIKASIKSHLREETKNKVSIVLFQLTKAGVGFIKAQIFLSLITYVLAFIGLAILNVKYTALLSLLIVIVDILPILGTGSFLVPWAVISFIQDNHFLGIGLIILFLIITVVRRIVEPKVYATNLGISPLASLVSLYIGFQLLGFIGLFAGPAIVIVFNTLIKVNVIKMNFKL, encoded by the coding sequence ATGTGGAAAAAGTGGATTATGCCCGCGTTTTTGCTAGTGTTGTTTATCATTTTCTTGCCATATAGCCTGCCGTTCATCTTTGCACTGGTTACCGCAGTCATGCTTGAGGGGCTAGTCAACTATTTCCAACGCAAGCTTAAATTGAGCCGGGTTAAGGCGGTAATAGCCTCATTCCTGTCGTTTTTGTTGATAATTGTTGTGATAGGATACAATCTTTTCCTGATTTTGTTCCAGCAGGTCATAAAACTGTCTGAAAGTACACCAACCTTTGTCAAAGACTTATATGCTACGGGAATAAAACCGTTAATTAAACGTTGGGAATCGTATGCAGAGACATTACCTCCAGATGTAATATCATCTGTAGAAAAGACAATAGAAGAATCAGTCACGGCTTTAGACCAGTTTGTACAGAGCATTGTTCAATTCCTATTCGGATTCCTGACCGCAATTCCGGGCTTCCTGATAGAATTCCTCATTTACCTGGTTGCATTGTTCTTGATTAGCCTGGAGCTTCCTTCCATTAAGGCTTCAATAAAAAGCCATCTAAGGGAAGAAACAAAAAATAAGGTATCGATTGTCCTCTTTCAGCTTACGAAAGCTGGGGTAGGATTTATTAAGGCACAGATTTTCCTAAGTCTCATTACATATGTCCTGGCGTTTATTGGTCTGGCAATTCTAAACGTGAAGTATACTGCGTTGCTTTCCTTACTCATTGTTATTGTCGATATCCTGCCAATACTCGGAACTGGATCTTTCCTTGTACCATGGGCTGTCATCTCATTTATTCAGGATAATCATTTCCTTGGTATCGGTCTTATTATTCTGTTCCTTATCATTACCGTTGTCCGCAGGATTGTCGAGCCGAAGGTATATGCGACCAATCTTGGAATTTCCCCGCTGGCATCCCTAGTCAGCCTCTACATTGGATTCCAGCTACTTGGCTTCATCGGCTTGTTTGCGGGACCAGCAATTGTGATTGTTTTTAATACGCTAATTAAAGTGAACGTTATAAAAATGAATTTTAAATTATAA
- a CDS encoding GerAB/ArcD/ProY family transporter, translating to MAKENISLVQLLMLVVNFELGSSIVVGLGQGAGNDAWIAIGGASLFGVALLWLYYALSTRMENHNLYTVIEFCFGRKLGIILAFFYISYFTYLAARVIRDFCELLSSAILPNTPMEVMSLTLCLVLGYILYLGIEVLARTNEIFSPYLLLFLLMLTIFLIASGGVDPKQLLPLFGNGASPIIKQVFPELITFPYGEMVAFTLIFPLVTRKSHIKHVAFLGLATATFLLILAEILTVMSLGVDAMQRSNFPLLTVARNVSIGGFVERIEVLVVFIMLLGILVKSSVFLFGALKGMEYVYRLPFRYFALPGAMLVSLFSVLVSVNFADHIEEGIKLVPKYLHLPFQIGFPVSLFLTMMIKLFIMQKKGNGQIDEHS from the coding sequence GTGGCAAAAGAAAATATCTCATTGGTCCAGCTTCTGATGCTGGTTGTCAACTTCGAGCTCGGCAGTTCAATTGTTGTTGGATTGGGACAGGGAGCCGGCAATGATGCATGGATTGCTATTGGAGGAGCATCACTTTTTGGTGTGGCGCTTCTTTGGTTGTATTATGCCCTGTCTACAAGAATGGAAAATCATAATCTTTACACGGTCATCGAGTTCTGTTTTGGCCGGAAACTTGGCATAATCCTTGCGTTCTTTTACATCTCTTATTTTACATATTTAGCAGCCAGGGTCATCAGAGACTTTTGCGAATTATTATCATCTGCGATTCTGCCCAATACCCCTATGGAAGTGATGAGCCTGACGTTGTGTCTTGTCCTTGGTTATATTCTGTATTTAGGTATAGAGGTATTGGCTAGAACAAATGAAATATTCTCTCCTTATTTACTATTGTTCTTGCTAATGTTAACGATTTTCTTGATTGCGAGCGGGGGAGTAGATCCAAAGCAGCTGTTGCCCTTATTTGGTAATGGTGCCTCACCAATTATAAAACAGGTGTTTCCCGAATTAATTACATTTCCGTATGGGGAAATGGTTGCGTTTACGTTAATATTTCCTCTCGTAACAAGGAAGAGCCATATAAAGCATGTTGCGTTTTTAGGGTTGGCAACAGCAACCTTTCTATTGATTCTTGCCGAAATTCTAACGGTTATGTCACTAGGTGTCGATGCCATGCAGCGATCTAATTTTCCTTTGCTTACCGTAGCCCGGAATGTTTCCATTGGAGGCTTTGTAGAGAGGATTGAAGTGTTAGTCGTATTTATCATGCTGCTTGGAATTCTGGTGAAAAGCTCGGTTTTTTTGTTTGGCGCACTCAAAGGGATGGAATATGTTTATCGCCTGCCTTTTCGATATTTCGCATTACCGGGGGCGATGTTAGTGTCTTTGTTCTCAGTTCTCGTCTCCGTTAATTTCGCAGACCATATTGAAGAAGGAATAAAGCTTGTACCGAAGTACTTGCACTTGCCTTTTCAAATTGGTTTTCCAGTAAGTTTATTTTTAACTATGATGATAAAACTATTTATTATGCAAAAAAAAGGGAATGGTCAAATCGATGAACATTCTTAA
- the cphA gene encoding cyanophycin synthetase, protein MEIKRVRYLKGPNYFNYKPTMWIELDLEELEFSPSNSLPRFNDALLKSVPSLQDHTCSLGYEGGFVERLNEGTWMGHILEHLAIELQCLAGIKVRRGKTLTSSKKGVYYVTYDYREPKSGFYAFEAAKEIVERILNGEADVDAKPYIDKIEQLYYENKLGPSTEAIYNAAFEKGIPVERVGSDSLVRIGTGSKQKFVQATITSQTPHIAVENSCDKQVTKELLAGAGLPVPKGETASSIEDIFETGERVGFPLVIKPLNGRQGRGVFTNIRSREELFSILNCLETPESDYIVERYFEGSDFRLLVVDDKLIAASMRIAPFVIGNGKDSISALIEEENKNPLRGDGHEKPMSKIPLNSIVSCYLEKSNLTLDSVPEPGKVIQVVGNANLSTGGLAIDVTDEVHPSIRRMAVSAAKAIGLDVAGIDLICPDITNELDRNTTTIVEVNAAPGIRMHHYPSKGTPRNVGKAIVDYLFKTSKEASIPIISVTGTNGKTTTTRLVKHFLERDGYTVGMTNSDGVYIGSQTIDEGDCSGPISARKILHSHEVDAAVLETARGGILREGLAFRQCDVGIVTNVTEDHLGLDGIEDFGQLVKLKRLIPEVVMEGGYCILNADDPEVVQMAAYTRGNIIYTSVFHTNHHIHQAIENGWTVWYLNEDNWIICVEDGQEIKLLPASDIPVTIQGKAKHNISNLLQAFAAAYSQGVSFEVLKEKALTFIPDPQHSKGRFNTFQLAGRNIIVDYAHNIAGLHAFFDTARHFRTGTTTTVISSPGDRQDHEIREMARIAVRNADRIIIREDADLRGRAPLETANMMHASALKEKGISKKQLLIIPDEFQSYYEAWNRSKEGDTLIFLFEKYSVVSEFISQISNTTNTLVKKII, encoded by the coding sequence ATGGAGATCAAACGCGTGCGGTATTTGAAAGGACCAAATTATTTCAATTATAAGCCGACGATGTGGATCGAGCTGGACTTGGAAGAACTGGAGTTCAGCCCATCAAACTCGCTTCCAAGATTCAATGATGCTCTTTTAAAATCAGTACCATCCCTTCAAGATCATACATGTTCCCTCGGCTACGAAGGCGGCTTTGTTGAAAGGCTTAATGAGGGTACATGGATGGGCCATATTCTCGAGCATTTGGCAATAGAGCTTCAATGTTTGGCCGGAATCAAAGTGAGACGCGGAAAGACGCTGACCAGCAGTAAAAAGGGCGTTTACTATGTTACATATGATTATCGGGAGCCAAAATCAGGCTTCTATGCCTTTGAAGCTGCAAAGGAAATAGTCGAACGGATATTGAATGGTGAAGCCGATGTTGATGCTAAGCCTTATATAGATAAGATTGAACAATTATATTACGAAAATAAGCTGGGTCCCAGTACAGAAGCGATTTACAATGCTGCGTTTGAAAAAGGCATTCCTGTGGAAAGGGTTGGTTCAGACAGTCTGGTAAGGATTGGTACCGGGAGTAAACAGAAATTTGTTCAGGCTACGATAACGAGCCAAACTCCTCATATTGCTGTTGAGAATTCATGCGATAAGCAAGTAACAAAGGAACTTTTGGCAGGAGCTGGGCTTCCGGTTCCAAAAGGCGAGACAGCAAGCTCGATCGAGGATATTTTTGAGACGGGCGAACGTGTTGGTTTTCCACTAGTCATCAAGCCTTTGAATGGGCGTCAGGGCCGGGGTGTCTTTACCAATATTAGGAGTAGAGAAGAGTTATTCTCCATTCTAAACTGTCTTGAAACCCCTGAATCTGACTATATTGTTGAACGATACTTTGAGGGCAGCGATTTTAGGCTGCTGGTTGTTGATGACAAGCTTATTGCAGCGAGTATGCGTATTGCCCCATTCGTGATTGGCAATGGAAAGGATTCAATTAGTGCATTAATCGAGGAGGAAAACAAAAACCCTTTGAGAGGAGACGGGCATGAAAAGCCGATGTCCAAAATACCACTTAATTCGATTGTCTCCTGTTATCTTGAAAAGTCCAATTTGACACTTGATTCAGTACCTGAACCAGGCAAAGTTATTCAAGTCGTCGGGAATGCGAATCTGTCGACCGGCGGCCTGGCGATTGATGTTACAGATGAAGTTCATCCTTCTATTCGACGGATGGCAGTGTCAGCAGCTAAAGCTATTGGGCTCGATGTTGCAGGTATCGATTTGATTTGTCCGGATATTACGAATGAACTGGACAGAAATACAACAACAATTGTCGAGGTGAACGCCGCTCCAGGAATTCGGATGCATCATTATCCGTCAAAAGGTACACCACGCAATGTTGGCAAAGCCATTGTTGACTATTTGTTTAAAACGAGTAAGGAAGCATCTATTCCTATCATTTCGGTTACTGGAACAAATGGAAAGACAACGACTACCAGGCTTGTTAAGCACTTCCTTGAAAGGGATGGCTATACAGTCGGGATGACGAATTCTGATGGAGTTTATATCGGAAGCCAAACAATTGATGAAGGCGACTGCAGCGGTCCAATCAGTGCCCGGAAAATCCTTCATAGCCATGAGGTTGATGCCGCTGTCCTCGAAACTGCAAGGGGAGGGATATTACGGGAAGGACTCGCGTTCCGGCAATGTGATGTCGGGATTGTCACAAATGTAACTGAGGATCATCTTGGACTGGATGGCATTGAGGATTTTGGCCAGTTGGTGAAGCTAAAAAGGCTAATCCCCGAGGTTGTAATGGAAGGCGGATATTGCATCCTCAATGCTGACGATCCTGAAGTTGTCCAAATGGCAGCCTATACAAGAGGAAATATTATTTATACCAGCGTCTTTCACACAAACCACCATATTCATCAGGCGATTGAAAATGGCTGGACTGTCTGGTATTTGAACGAAGACAATTGGATTATTTGTGTTGAAGATGGCCAGGAAATCAAATTATTGCCGGCAAGTGATATCCCTGTGACGATTCAGGGTAAGGCAAAGCACAATATATCGAACCTGCTGCAAGCATTTGCGGCCGCATATTCACAAGGAGTTTCCTTTGAAGTACTCAAGGAAAAGGCGTTGACCTTTATTCCTGATCCTCAACATTCTAAAGGAAGATTTAATACGTTCCAGCTTGCGGGCAGAAATATCATTGTAGATTATGCTCATAACATTGCCGGACTTCACGCATTTTTCGATACCGCCCGCCATTTCAGGACCGGTACGACAACAACTGTCATTTCCTCACCGGGAGACCGGCAGGATCACGAAATTCGTGAGATGGCAAGGATTGCTGTCAGGAATGCTGATCGGATTATCATTAGGGAAGATGCCGATTTGAGAGGCAGGGCGCCCCTTGAGACTGCAAATATGATGCATGCCTCTGCACTCAAGGAAAAAGGAATTTCGAAAAAACAGCTCCTTATCATTCCTGACGAATTCCAATCCTACTATGAAGCCTGGAACCGCTCGAAGGAAGGAGATACATTGATATTCCTTTTTGAAAAATACTCTGTAGTCTCTGAATTCATTTCGCAGATAAGCAACACAACCAATACACTTGTAAAAAAGATAATATAA